TGAAGTTGTACGAACGGGTCATGGTGGAGTGGAAGGCAGGGCACGGCAAGAACATCAGGAACGAGGAGGAGAATCGGCGGGTGTTTGCTGAGTGGATGGTCAAGTACGGCAAGAAGTACAGCTCCACTGGCGAGGAGGATCGCCTTTACGCTTTATTCAAGGACGAGCTCCGCAGGGTCGATCTGCTCAATGCCGCCTTCGGTCCCAACCCAATTTACGGCATCAACTTCCTCAGCGACATCACCGATGAGGAGTGGGGATTCTTGAGCCACAGAgcgttcactagtagaaaacgggcctttggtctggaccatttagtcccggcctgcctctggaccgggactaaaggaccggccacgtcgccccaattctcaatgcctccctcgaggcttagtcccggcccgtaaggagcttttagtcccggttcgtgttccAAACCCGGACTAAagagctacgcggcgggcagtggtggtggcaaccgttcgtatccctctttagtcccggttggtggctcaacccgggactaaaggactaacatgtggcctgccgtagtggtggcgaccgttggtatacctctttagtcccggttggtggctcaacccgggactaaaggcctaacacgtggtctgccgtagtggtggcaaccgtttggtatacctctttagtcccggttggtggctcaacccgggattaaaggcccaaacggtttgcatcccgcgtcgtttcgggcgatgaaaatcacgaatcgaagcgtacagtcgacatttctctgttcttcttctctctcgtgttgccctctctgttcttctcctctcttcttcccttctcttcttccaccatgccaactatctttcgtgaggtgttcgcacatggcacgaccaagctccgtgtcgtgtacacgaacctaagcagggaggtgccgttttttcttcaacagttgaaggaacgatggtttgaccacgcagcggatcatgagaagttcttcgggcttgatctggagtacacggccgatcaacgcggtgttgccgtcatccaactatgcttcgcacgccatgtcttgatcttccaatgggcgaggtaagttttgaggctttctttgatccaagataatgacattgtaagtttatttgtttcaatcatagttggttcccttcaaatagttgtactgaaacaattttgattagttgaaggggagcacaatctaattggaatagtgttcca
This genomic stretch from Hordeum vulgare subsp. vulgare chromosome 6H, MorexV3_pseudomolecules_assembly, whole genome shotgun sequence harbors:
- the LOC123405516 gene encoding probable cysteine protease RDL5, coding for MRSPPTAVMAVAALLLLLVSLAANTTASPDRESKSGGNRRMLKLYERVMVEWKAGHGKNIRNEEENRRVFAEWMVKYGKKYSSTGEEDRLYALFKDELRRVDLLNAAFGPNPIYGINFLSDITDEEWGFLSHRAPF